The stretch of DNA CACGTAAAAATGGCGAAAACACAATCTTTGATGCAGTCCACAATGATACGAGGAATTACTGTATTGTCACTGTGCGTAGGTGTCTTTagttataaaatcaatgcaatagGAGGAGTTGCAGGAAAAGACGAAAAATAACATGGCTTCTTCTACAATCTCGTATAAACGTTTGCAGAAAGCTTGTCTAATAACTACATTTTAAAAATGTGTTTAATTATGACATACTTTAAATAAATTCCATACGGGTGAGCTTTATCaattaatgtatttttggatATTCTGAGCGAACATGAGAAAATCTGTTCTAGAGATAACAAAGACAATTACAGTTATTCCTTCGACATTTATCATGTCTCGTCTCTATTTACCATTTGTTATTTTTCGTCAcaagtggaaaaaggacagtttAATCCTCCAGCAACATTGAAAGCAGTTTTGGGGCATTAATATTTAAGAACATTTCGGGTATTAATGTAATTACATtacaaagaaagggaaaaattttgCTCAAAAGTAGCAAAATCGAAGGAACGTTGGCAACGCTGATTGCTTAATCGAGGCGTCGTCAAGAGGAAAATGGTCGACCAACGAGTAATGGAGGCGACCGTCTAGTCGTTTATTGTAAGTTACTCGTTTTCATGGCAGTGTGTGTGTGGAATGTAGTGATGTGTATATCAAGTGCTGTGTTTGTGATGTGTCTGTATGTGAAGAGGAACCAAGAAAAGCGGGAATGCTTTTGAATTTGACATTGCACCAACTAGCCGCAGGAAGCGCTGGCCATTGTTGGTTGTGTTCAGTTAACGTACGCTCCAAGTGGGGGAAATTTAATTCAGTTCACATGATTTGATTATTTAGGCTCCTTTATGTCTACAGATATGAACGTGCAGTGTGTGCGCTAGCGTCTACCCAATTACAGGTATATAACAGTACAGGTTTAAAAAAATAGGGTAgagtttttcattcttatttcggCAAATGTCTTCAAATGTGGCCGACGTTTTGAGGCGGCGGGGGTTGGgaacttgtggggggggggggactagggTCTTTGgtgaactattctctctctctctctctctctctctctctctctctctctctctctctctctctctcaagctatttGCGCGCAAGGCAAAATCAATAATATCGTACGGAAAAAGCCTTGAAAGGTGGCGCCGCCGTTAAGGGAATTTGTTGGTGGCCCCAAAATGTAGACGTCATCGGTAGGCATCTATGTTTGTAATAATGATGCATGGAGTAGTTCAGTGGGTTCATGTTTTACTTTGTACATTTACGGTTACTACGTCCGATGCAAATGTCATCCTGTGTTCATTCTTCAAACTGAAACCTTGTGTCTGTTGTCAATGTCGCATACGGTGCTTGACCGCTTGCCTTCAGGATAGACCTATGCTCTAATAGTTTTATGTCGCGCAGACTATTAATTGGCAATGCAGGCTCGATGTTTTTCGTATAGATTGTCCGAATCCCGAATTAATTATATTCGCAAACTTTACTGTACGGGAGCGTTATTGAAACCTTATTTGCCGGAGAGAAGCCAGAAACCTCAAATGGACGTTTTTGTAGGCCTAGGGCGAGATCGGCCTGACTAGCTACGGCGGGAGTTAGGTACTGGCCGAAGTTCGATTATTCTAGGCTTTATGTTTTGAATTTTGTCATTGTTGCTAATACATACTGACGTAGTCGCAAGTTATTACCAAAAGGCCAAGGCTCAGTAAAACATTTTTCCACTAGGCTTAGGAAAAAATTAGTACTGCTAGCCTAGGCCTAGGAAAAATTTTTTACCCTAGTTTTACAAGGACATTGGTAATCTAGCATTGTCTTATTTATAGGCAAGCTTATTTGATGTATGTGATGCGAATTGGGTAggtctagggtacttatccgcggcggcctaaaCTATGGCAGTTgccgtttttctatgcagttttacctactgaacaagaattttaagtaatatttatttggacgactgtaattaaccccccaggggccagtactaaacacggcaaaatacattggacggcccccaatccctagtggatgtcgtatccatgcggactgcttctgtagaaataccatgaattgtatttgtaattataGAGGGACTAGTTTGCTTTTATTGATATTGTATTGTAATTGTTCATGGTAGGGGTCTTGTAATTGTCTATGTTAGGGGTCAGCAATCTCCAGGAAGTGGGCCACATCCAGCCCACATGGGATGTCATTCTGGCTGCCAACTTAATGCTAGGGCACTAATTATCGAAGTTGTTACAAAGTTTAAGGCATTCAGCGATCCTTAAAATAAACTTTATATCTGAGACTGCATAACTGTCTGGCCCACTCAATTCAAAGGTTGCCAACCCCTGGTTCACATATGCTGTTGATGTTTGCAACACTCCAACCTAACAGTTCTTTAGCTTGAAGGTCTTTTGAGTTTGGTGATTTTGCTCCAAAAACTGCAGCATAAAATttgggtaattctaagcccttattccgtggtaaagtagactatggcagttgacgttgtcctatgttattttacttactgaacaagaatttaaagtaatatttattcggacgactgtaattaactcccaggggccagtactaaacacggcgaaatacattggacgccccaatccctagtggatgtcgtatccacggttatgtttcttgcagggtaattctaaagaatagttcctcacggactgcaaggaacgtaaccgccgATATGACATTCACTAGGGATTGggacgtccaatgtatttcgccatgtttagtaccggcccctgggggttaattatagttgtctgaataaatattaatttaaattcttgttcagtaagtaaaataacgtagaaaaagtcaactgccatagtctactttactgcggaatgagggcttagaattaccaaaatTTGAAAAAGCCAAATTTCATAGTTGAAATTAGTATTCATTTCTGTTAATAATTGGCGTTAAAGCAACTCGTGCATGACCCTGTTGGTCCTCTCTGAACATACCGGTTTTTCAACACGGAACACCTCTGTTTTTGtagacataatataaaaaaagtatacttatgtaaatatatatttttagaagtaTTTAGTGACAATACTTGAAAGAGATCATCTCAGAATTTTTACATACACATCTGAGAAAGCAGTTATGCATGAGCATTAACTGTGACAAGATTTATCATAAAAGTTGAAAGTTTAGTGTATAAGATATAAGGTAAAAGACTGCATGGTTTCTCGGAACAAGGTAACAAAtgtaaaaaattgtcatttttgcaaTCCGTCAATTTAACGTAACTATATTATAGAAGAAAACTTAGACTTGACTAAGTATGTGAGATACTTATTGATATATCTTTAGTGCAACAATTGTCATTTTTGCATTCTGTCAATTTCACGTAACTACATTATAGAAGAAAACCTAAGGCTTGACTAAGTACGTCAGATTCAtgtttatatatcttaaataGGTACTATCTTACTTTTTTGGAACTTATATTTCTGGTATATTTCAACCAGTTTGTATCGTGACGAGAATAGTAGTCTAAACTGTAGTCTTATGTATGGTTTAGGCAATGTCATGGTagaatttttattccttttttatcctTGCAGCTGGTTTAGGCATTGTTGTGATAGAAATTTATCCGCTTTTTATCCTTGCAGCTCATAAAACTACTGACCTAGTCATTTCTTATTTTATAgttaggtaaattttttttttagttatgcaAGCTGTAATATTCTTGAGTTCAGTTTGTGAATAATACCAAATAGGATTTTCAACAGTTGTGGTGATGCCAGAATATATAATCCAAACTGAAACTCATTTGATGAAGTTTTTAATGATTAAGTGAAAATATTCTATAACACTAATCAGGCATTTTATTGCAGTTATAGGGCTATTTATACTAGTACTATAcaattttatctttaatatatgcatttttgGTGATGGTGACTAATTTTAGGCATTTGGTTTTCCAAGAAATGTGGAGGATTATGTATTGTGTAATTGCTTGGTCTGTAAAATTTGTCATGCATTAACAATTTTTTCTCATAATAGGTACCATGGAGGAATTACTTTCTTTGAAGTGGAACAACCATCGTTCCACATTTCTCCACATTTTGGGCGTGCTCAGGGACAAGGTAAGGAAGTTAATTACTTTTGGCTAGTTTGCAATAATTTGAAAGTAGATATAGGTTTTGTTCATATGTAGTTGGGTGTTACAGTAATAAGTTTTGTTGAGGCATCACTGAATAATGTTCACATTGGCTTtgtaagttgaaaaaaaagtaaGCCAACATGCCagtaaatatagatttttttttttacatacacaaCAGTGTTTTGTTCTTGATGAATTTGAAGTGTCAATTGTTAGTAAAGTAAGTTGCAAAAGAAAATGCATAGAAATTATTTTGTCTTTGGGGATGGCTTGAATTTGGCAGACCTAGACAATGCACATATAATGATTGAGTGAAGGTGTGAGATACGAGAATTTTTGTGTGGGAAAACTTGTCACTGTACATATTGATGTCAAAAGCGTTGATCATCAGGTAAAAAATGAATTGATCACGTTGAAGGGGTTAGGGATTAGCCAGTTTTGAATTGACAACAGTAAATGTAAAGGATGCAGAGAGTTTGGGTAACTTTTCCAATTGCAGTGAGGCATTTGTGAAATCTtaattttgtgtaatttttcatGCCAGTCAAGAATTTATTAGAATTCATTTTctcgttaacttttttttttttctcttctaggAGAAGCATGAGTAATCTAGTTGGAAAATAGCTATGTAATTTGTCTCTGTAATTGGTGTGAgacggataaataaaaagaaaaataacattggTCAGGTTATTAGAAGTATAAAAGGATTTGAAAGTTTACAGTTGTCAAATATATGtacttcttttatcatttttttttttacaccaactgtagacatataatttatttactcttattgtatcaattttttttaacagcaatCTTACACTGATGTGACCCTGGCATGCGACGGCAAATTCTACAGTGTCCACAAGTTGGTGTTGTCGACGTGTAGTGATTACTTCTGTGCCATGTTTGAAAAAACTGCTTGCAAGAGCCCTGTTATAGTGCTGAAAGACATCAAAAGTAATGACTTAGAGGCCTTGCTAGACTATATGTACCTTGGTGAAGTGAATGTGAGACAGAGTGACTTAGCGTCTTTAATAAAGGCTGCAGAAAACCTTAGAATAAAAGGACTTGCCGTACCTGATGATGAACCCCCTTCTAAAAAGGGTAGTGTTGGTGCTCCTAGTCGTAGAGACGGTGGTAGTGGTAGCCCCCCTGCGAAAAGAAAACGTAGAGACGAAAGTGAAGATGGTAGGGAAGATGTAAGACCCTCTTTGGGGGAGTTGcatacccctccccctccttcttctAGACCAAAGAGCCCTGGAATTCAGCGGCTAAGTCCTTCTCCCCTTAGAACCCCTCAGGAGTCTCATGCCTCAGAAGACCGTGATAACCGTCCCCTCTCTTCACCGGCGGAGACTTCTTCCTCACACTCGCAAGCACAAATACCCCACCAGTCATCACAGCAATCATCGTTACAATCTGCTCAACAATTAGGTGATCAAATTTCTCAGTCGATGGGTAATCAGTTCAGAGGGGAAGAGACTCCGTTTGTGAAAGTGGAAATGACTGATGATGAAACAGATGGTGCCAATAGGGACACTTATAGTATAAGCAGTGAGAATTTTAAAGAGGAGGGGGATGTAGGGGGTGAGCTGAGCAATGACCTTCCAGAATTCCTTCAACAAGCGGCGTCCAGTGCCTTAGCCGGCACTTCAGCCTCTTACCACCAGTCCTTCGCGGGACCCTCAGGCTTCCAGCCGGTGAGTTGAGAGTCATATGTTAGGGGACTTAGTAATCTCTTGAATCATGGTAACTACATATATTATGCTACCCTTTGCCTGTGTTAGATTACATTTCTGATGTATGGTTGTGTACTGTTGTCCTGTGGCAAAACCGCTTAAATGATATCATCGTGAATGTGAGAAGTATCTTTAAATTTTATCACTTTAGTGAATAACTCCTTCCTTTTCTCCTGCATTTTTTGTTACTCATTTTCTcctgccttttttctttttgttttcataaggCTTTGACAGATAATATTAGGAAACTTGATGGAAATGTCCTGGGTAGGTAGCACTTCATTTTTATGTGTGCTTGTTTTAGGTGATGTATCAAAAATTTTGCAATTTGGCCCTTGTTGCAAACATGTGCAAAGTTGTGAGGTGGTTTTTATTTGTACAGTATttggattattatttatttaataattaaatgaGGCTATAGCAAGAGGAGAATTGGTAATCCCTGTCTTTGCTTGTATAAGatctaaacatgaaaaaaaaaagtagtggtGTTAATGCtcaaaagagatattttgtctttCCTCAGGAGGTGTCTAGCTGGCATGGAGACGGACAGTCCTTGCCAGGCAATTTTCCTGGAATAGGCTTTCCGCCTACCTCGCAAGAAAATCCACCAGGGGTGAGTGTTACTAATTGTTGTTTTTACAGTGAAGCATCACCATTTTTGGTTACTTTTGGAATTTTTAATGGGTATTAACTACAGTACCAAGAATTTTGGAATGCCAATTTCTGTTCATGTGGCCCATTGAGCAAGGAGGCATGGACCACCTTAGGGAATGATGTTTTCTACCTTAAGGGCAAGTTGTTTCTAATATAATGGGGACAATTGATTATCCAaattatcatataattatttcAGTTACATACATTTCTCTTCTAAAGACTTGAGAAACCTTGGTAGTTAAAAGCTGGCACAGTTTTTGGTTGGGGTTGATTTGTCCAAATAATTTTATGGTATCTTAAAAAAGCTTTTGCATTTTTGTCATTGGTACAAATCTTGGAGACCTGCCATAAGTTACAtaatcaatgaatttttaatttatagCATCAATACAAGTAAGGTACCTTGTTTTTGGTTGTGAATGATTTTTAAGTTCAAGAATATTTCATTGTCAGTTTTTGTTTTAGTTACTTAATTTATAAAAGTTGCCTGGAACAGTTTGCATTCCATTTCTCTtagtacaaaaacatttttaaaaaggttacaatgaaaaagtaataataatgaaatgctcTACAATATTGGTAGTATTTGCTTCAGAAGATAAGCTATATGGTTATGCTTCACTTTTGTAAAGGAATTGATGAGTTTATACCTAAGAATTCAGTTATATTTGGTAATTAACACTACTGTGGAAATTATCTGTTAGTACCTTTTGATGGCAACCCACTTTACCATTTAGAATTGATTTTTGAGGacttatattcattaagaaaaaaaatgggtaacAATCAATAGGAGTTCTTGAGGACAATGGATTTGGAAAAAAGAgaagttttgtacatgcaacttccccggcagatatatacttagcttatgtctctgacgtccgacagaaattcgaatttcgcggcacacgctgcaggtaggtcaggtgatctacccccctgccgctgggtggcaggaataggaaccgttcccgttctagaaccagattttctctgtcgcggtagtatcaacatatgttgttgctacctcctgacttgattttcgtttttcatcgccatcgatcttctgggctgtcttttgcagggaagtactgggtctttggttcggcatacgcttttattaactttttaatgaatttggcttcgaaaatttcgaagaatatatgacgtgtaactaccgaaattttcggtagacactcacatagtttgcaagaaagggaaatattaatatttattcattaatatgtgtaataagtgttagaattgattgaggaaatatactgacttcctactttagggagtcagtaaagcatgtaactagatacgtttcttttaaaagttttttagaaactcgtactaacgagcaattacgagtattaacagtactagtagtgttgcatcctcatcaccttcttacttcgcagaaacttcaaattcataattgcaatttgaagacaaggattgtggctcaaaatgcgagctattgaaaggtaagaagtgattactagtgttccccattgcagtggagggtgcgtctgatcggctctgtctcgctcccaggcctagacctctttcaagctcccaagcccaggggagaaggaatgtcgaaagccgtaagggggtttcagagaatccccaccggtcaggcgtcccctcggcaggttctgtagagcgtcccagactgccaaggatagccattgaaaaggcatccttaaaaaagtgcgtctcttcatcttacatccgaaaagacgaagaatgtatatgttctgatgatctagcgcgttctctgaaaactaagagaacactgagcaagagccagccaggaacttaggaagccgcgttccagcaagctagcgtgagccacgttccaacagccagcagcgagccgcgttccagaaaacagactagcgcgagccgcgttcctacaaccaaacgcgagccgcgttctagcaactgagcgcgagccgcgttctagaaaatttttcttggcgcaaggcgccttcaaagagacgaagcgccagcctggcgcaaattgcaacagaaaaacagacggctagagcaaggagccttatagtacagtggcaatcagaacgatccttccattgaacgtttccgggcaagaggctctttctaaaaggggtctagtaggcgctcggaactatcagggcgcacgggaccttccacacaagcgaatcgttccaggagcgagtctcctttctagcgtgcggaacattccaggcgcgcggaactatccaggcgctaggcgcaaggagccaggcgccagaatattccaaatcttcttaagagagagaggtcagtcgcgaggctcctctttgagtaatgcggacacactccttcattcatgctcttccctcgttatgaagaggcaagcgctttgggagttttcttataagaatctcatcgacgtttgggtatgatggcggattggaaatatctacttccttccgtaaaccctacagacgaacaggaattctgtctcttccgcgatttatgaggaaatcacgaagatttaaagagttcctggattaacttccttccttaaggagatatatatactctttctatcattctattaacgaaaagaacgaagacagtaaaaatttttcctttatctgcctcggcaggaaatgaaggtagtagagtatctgctgcatgagaatacgatacggcaaatcacacataccgtagttacttctttgtagagcaactcaattatcagtatccttccaggaatttcctaggaaggactacgcttaaaagGGATTGTTAAGGAACAAcaacctacttagcttctagatttatcgaagtcttgtttcgcttaaatatgcattaataagaacttcctgaagttcgataataattttataagattcctttatttaatggagtagctggcaactctggaagagtaaggccagacggctaacggagactgctatcgcgccttagagaccaacgctagtaacatgtaggtgtcggtcatgagtggttggttacatgtctctctcctgcgggatggaataactaaccgtgtctctcccctacaatcgcggttttagcctcggattgaggggatagttaagcaaacaaataaaatattgtctgccttttgctaagaagctttcaataagaaagatattacaacctttcaatgctgtttaccgtaggtaacattattaaaggattctaacgcagcggaactctatattatatgatgctctcatgctacgaaagcatggcttattagagtacatgcttagtgagaagatgaatgtagtagaagagaattcactttaagactacggtatggtcaagtcttatgcgcataccgaggttaactacagaattcctagtatccttacaaaggtttcctagatta from Macrobrachium nipponense isolate FS-2020 chromosome 18, ASM1510439v2, whole genome shotgun sequence encodes:
- the LOC135197193 gene encoding longitudinals lacking protein, isoforms H/M/V-like isoform X17; this encodes MEELLSLKWNNHRSTFLHILGVLRDKQSYTDVTLACDGKFYSVHKLVLSTCSDYFCAMFEKTACKSPVIVLKDIKSNDLEALLDYMYLGEVNVRQSDLASLIKAAENLRIKGLAVPDDEPPSKKGSVGAPSRRDGGSGSPPAKRKRRDESEDGREDVRPSLGELHTPPPPSSRPKSPGIQRLSPSPLRTPQESHASEDRDNRPLSSPAETSSSHSQAQIPHQSSQQSSLQSAQQLGDQISQSMGNQFRGEETPFVKVEMTDDETDGANRDTYSISSENFKEEGDVGGELSNDLPEFLQQAASSALAGTSASYHQSFAGPSGFQPEVSSWHGDGQSLPGNFPGIGFPPTSQENPPGRMMVGSSSSGSGGFVEEEFREYLTCPVCGRCITGKNCRQNLRHHLLIHTGEKPYECPHCPHRANYKPNLHKHIRTVHGTVDVPPPSAVSSEANGNAIVAVISATLHQPSALLSHHGNERN
- the LOC135197193 gene encoding longitudinals lacking protein, isoforms H/M/V-like isoform X3 encodes the protein MEELLSLKWNNHRSTFLHILGVLRDKQSYTDVTLACDGKFYSVHKLVLSTCSDYFCAMFEKTACKSPVIVLKDIKSNDLEALLDYMYLGEVNVRQSDLASLIKAAENLRIKGLAVPDDEPPSKKGSVGAPSRRDGGSGSPPAKRKRRDESEDGREDVRPSLGELHTPPPPSSRPKSPGIQRLSPSPLRTPQESHASEDRDNRPLSSPAETSSSHSQAQIPHQSSQQSSLQSAQQLGDQISQSMGNQFRGEETPFVKVEMTDDETDGANRDTYSISSENFKEEGDVGGELSNDLPEFLQQAASSALAGTSASYHQSFAGPSGFQPEVSSWHGDGQSLPGNFPGIGFPPTSQENPPGASARSTTRGGSAVDGLDDGGSAGRATAQCPVCGRQFHGTKRNYLLNRHFVIHTGEKPYQCPLCPYRSNRKSNLKVHIQTRHGSQASATYFSQVHSPEGCSSIQEEAYGIMSDVLGGDISVVEKRSLSNPMDALQNSVTDEQHSDRNPSLVAARQAEGLGHYGQDKNDHTKPSFQDPLQHSYNPFS
- the LOC135197193 gene encoding protein tramtrack, beta isoform-like isoform X13; translated protein: MEELLSLKWNNHRSTFLHILGVLRDKQSYTDVTLACDGKFYSVHKLVLSTCSDYFCAMFEKTACKSPVIVLKDIKSNDLEALLDYMYLGEVNVRQSDLASLIKAAENLRIKGLAVPDDEPPSKKGSVGAPSRRDGGSGSPPAKRKRRDESEDGREDVRPSLGELHTPPPPSSRPKSPGIQRLSPSPLRTPQESHASEDRDNRPLSSPAETSSSHSQAQIPHQSSQQSSLQSAQQLGDQISQSMGNQFRGEETPFVKVEMTDDETDGANRDTYSISSENFKEEGDVGGELSNDLPEFLQQAASSALAGTSASYHQSFAGPSGFQPEVSSWHGDGQSLPGNFPGIGFPPTSQENPPGATGGGLSLGVVLPGPMTPLEAAMNQTASSSATSASTSSGGGPSEYRCPVCGRSFTRHWHLKRHLATHLAVKPFQCPFCPHASNIKDNLKLHIRKIHPGEAVPMERGGGGVGGAGGGGGGGRLDC
- the LOC135197193 gene encoding longitudinals lacking protein, isoforms H/M/V-like isoform X14; translation: MEELLSLKWNNHRSTFLHILGVLRDKQSYTDVTLACDGKFYSVHKLVLSTCSDYFCAMFEKTACKSPVIVLKDIKSNDLEALLDYMYLGEVNVRQSDLASLIKAAENLRIKGLAVPDDEPPSKKGSVGAPSRRDGGSGSPPAKRKRRDESEDGREDVRPSLGELHTPPPPSSRPKSPGIQRLSPSPLRTPQESHASEDRDNRPLSSPAETSSSHSQAQIPHQSSQQSSLQSAQQLGDQISQSMGNQFRGEETPFVKVEMTDDETDGANRDTYSISSENFKEEGDVGGELSNDLPEFLQQAASSALAGTSASYHQSFAGPSGFQPEVSSWHGDGQSLPGNFPGIGFPPTSQENPPGTHLAYRQPVQQPQHQLQPPMTRPPYRQHLNTSPPPSVALSASPQEENSNISCRFCGKSFQGRYGKYNLKRHVMIHRGEKPFQCPYCPHRANQKGNLKYHILSVHPGQQAPQSTLCVDGMEEN
- the LOC135197193 gene encoding longitudinals lacking protein, isoforms H/M/V-like isoform X6 translates to MEELLSLKWNNHRSTFLHILGVLRDKQSYTDVTLACDGKFYSVHKLVLSTCSDYFCAMFEKTACKSPVIVLKDIKSNDLEALLDYMYLGEVNVRQSDLASLIKAAENLRIKGLAVPDDEPPSKKGSVGAPSRRDGGSGSPPAKRKRRDESEDGREDVRPSLGELHTPPPPSSRPKSPGIQRLSPSPLRTPQESHASEDRDNRPLSSPAETSSSHSQAQIPHQSSQQSSLQSAQQLGDQISQSMGNQFRGEETPFVKVEMTDDETDGANRDTYSISSENFKEEGDVGGELSNDLPEFLQQAASSALAGTSASYHQSFAGPSGFQPEVSSWHGDGQSLPGNFPGIGFPPTSQENPPGIEMKGALQRPDYHPQEQQRETEMDYQCPVCNRKFHGVRRKRNLQRHMMIHYGEKPFKCPFCSHRANQKSNLKVHILKGHEVELSRLRPSYLQSMFGDTSSSSSVWLELQQHQRGNYYAASYSSGIPPASAAASAPTAATDDSSSIPPAPEHFPSSFGSTVSQSSGGE
- the LOC135197193 gene encoding longitudinals lacking protein, isoforms H/M/V-like isoform X1; amino-acid sequence: MEELLSLKWNNHRSTFLHILGVLRDKQSYTDVTLACDGKFYSVHKLVLSTCSDYFCAMFEKTACKSPVIVLKDIKSNDLEALLDYMYLGEVNVRQSDLASLIKAAENLRIKGLAVPDDEPPSKKGSVGAPSRRDGGSGSPPAKRKRRDESEDGREDVRPSLGELHTPPPPSSRPKSPGIQRLSPSPLRTPQESHASEDRDNRPLSSPAETSSSHSQAQIPHQSSQQSSLQSAQQLGDQISQSMGNQFRGEETPFVKVEMTDDETDGANRDTYSISSENFKEEGDVGGELSNDLPEFLQQAASSALAGTSASYHQSFAGPSGFQPEVSSWHGDGQSLPGNFPGIGFPPTSQENPPGIGAELHGNVCKVCGKVFNGRNWKQNLEYHFLTHTKEKPYKCTICPHSSALKYNLIRHIRNRHWEVLAPTFLNASGEREGTEAKNLVISNRDVRSTLNQEAIQLSSERVMELAAQLSTSLSYQNQSQPESLMNLNQNFQMSLSVNQEAQMSSSNTDQAIQMATRSNQVVPMGTGNAQQLAQLAASLNPMNVGLEIPLSSSQEMQVPVTRDVHLHGNTSQTSSMLMKEETCLMKEET
- the LOC135197193 gene encoding protein tramtrack, beta isoform-like isoform X7 is translated as MEELLSLKWNNHRSTFLHILGVLRDKQSYTDVTLACDGKFYSVHKLVLSTCSDYFCAMFEKTACKSPVIVLKDIKSNDLEALLDYMYLGEVNVRQSDLASLIKAAENLRIKGLAVPDDEPPSKKGSVGAPSRRDGGSGSPPAKRKRRDESEDGREDVRPSLGELHTPPPPSSRPKSPGIQRLSPSPLRTPQESHASEDRDNRPLSSPAETSSSHSQAQIPHQSSQQSSLQSAQQLGDQISQSMGNQFRGEETPFVKVEMTDDETDGANRDTYSISSENFKEEGDVGGELSNDLPEFLQQAASSALAGTSASYHQSFAGPSGFQPEVSSWHGDGQSLPGNFPGIGFPPTSQENPPGMSPRGDSQPHLQLSTSEVAIARALLNIPKQSPNFSPSAGASGSQHNTSPSFTSKVPTLLSFASVVKCHKVPTTTSTASSVSISPLASSAAALSGVKYSSCPECGKIFRGDYHKYNLKKHLTIHAGLRPYPCPVCHLAFNQKVSMKRHFASVHRNSEAVQPASH
- the LOC135197193 gene encoding longitudinals lacking protein, isoforms H/M/V-like isoform X4, translating into MEELLSLKWNNHRSTFLHILGVLRDKQSYTDVTLACDGKFYSVHKLVLSTCSDYFCAMFEKTACKSPVIVLKDIKSNDLEALLDYMYLGEVNVRQSDLASLIKAAENLRIKGLAVPDDEPPSKKGSVGAPSRRDGGSGSPPAKRKRRDESEDGREDVRPSLGELHTPPPPSSRPKSPGIQRLSPSPLRTPQESHASEDRDNRPLSSPAETSSSHSQAQIPHQSSQQSSLQSAQQLGDQISQSMGNQFRGEETPFVKVEMTDDETDGANRDTYSISSENFKEEGDVGGELSNDLPEFLQQAASSALAGTSASYHQSFAGPSGFQPEVSSWHGDGQSLPGNFPGIGFPPTSQENPPGIEMKGALQRPDYHPQEQQRETEMDYQCPVCNRKFHGVRRKRNLQRHMMIHYGEKPFKCPFCSHRANQKSNLKVHILKGHEVELSRLRPSYLQSMFGDTSSSSSVWLELQQHQRGNYYAASWECAGVWHRAIVLHFLSNLWSAVPWCLSEVQLEASHEHPHRREAFSMSTVLSNIQSEK
- the LOC135197193 gene encoding longitudinals lacking protein, isoforms H/M/V-like isoform X12 translates to MEELLSLKWNNHRSTFLHILGVLRDKQSYTDVTLACDGKFYSVHKLVLSTCSDYFCAMFEKTACKSPVIVLKDIKSNDLEALLDYMYLGEVNVRQSDLASLIKAAENLRIKGLAVPDDEPPSKKGSVGAPSRRDGGSGSPPAKRKRRDESEDGREDVRPSLGELHTPPPPSSRPKSPGIQRLSPSPLRTPQESHASEDRDNRPLSSPAETSSSHSQAQIPHQSSQQSSLQSAQQLGDQISQSMGNQFRGEETPFVKVEMTDDETDGANRDTYSISSENFKEEGDVGGELSNDLPEFLQQAASSALAGTSASYHQSFAGPSGFQPEVSSWHGDGQSLPGNFPGIGFPPTSQENPPGRRPSSPTLMLFGLQHQQQQQQQQQQQAQHQQQRSGNSSGTPVGGTSSAAVGVSNFICSVCCKSFLSGWELRRHLHAHADARPFCCPYCSHRSNFKHNLKSHVRSIHPDKPFTFTVDAAVLVKDN